TAGTACCACGCGAGATGCAGACCATTCTGTTGGTCATGGAGGTAGTTCCATTTCCCAGTGAAAAGGCTTCTTAGGCTTTCTCTAGTCAGTTCATTGTGATCTTGTTTAGCCTTGTCTCCTCAAATTCAAAATTTTCATTGGTATTCCTATGGATTGTGAGATCCTCTCCCTTATGTATGATACATATCATACTCCACTCATTAGGAGATTGTGGACTCCCCACTAGTCATTCTTGATACCGAACCGATTTCGATGATTGACTATACCTGTACAAAAACCAACCTGACTTTGTTTGATGTGCGACTTAAGGCTCTCACGCTAGCTGAAAACTGCACTATTTTATGTATAAACTGGCGATGTCACTACCCTCGACCACATTCCTACGGTCTATGACCTTGTATTAGCAGCTACGGATGAGCGAGTCACTACTGATGAAATACTGGATCATATCCTCAATGCGGATGTCTGGGCGGATAAAGATTTTCTTGAGGAACTACCGCCGTAAACAGGTGCAAGGCCCAACGCCAGTGCAAACGCCCTCGCTGCGCCTGAATAACCCAAGCACCCCAATCAAGGCAGTCAGGGCATAGGTCAGCATCCAGCCAGTGTGATTGAGAATGCCGCCACGGCGTAGTTGTCAATCTTTATCCAAATACCACGATTGGAGCAGCCAATAATACTCATCACGTTGACCCAAGTTGTCGGGAAGTATGAGTAATCTCTAACTTAAAGGCGCAGAACGATGAAGGGGCTAGGGATCAGGGATCAGGGAAACGCAGTGGCGAAACACAAAGTCGATTGGCTATCGCAGCAACATTAAGCAAATCTGTGAAATCTGTGGCTAAAAACTTAACCTTCGTGCTCTTCGTGTCCTTCGTGGATGGACACCTGGCCCCCGATCCCTAACAACTGACCCCTCAGCTAGCACTTGTCGAAATATCGAGATTAGGGTATTGTTTGCAAGCGCGGCCTGTAGGTGTCGCCCACCAACCCCCCACTTAAAGGAGCAGAAACACTCATGTCAGAAATAATGGACAAAGTTCAAGCAATTATTACTGCGATTATTACTGCGTTAAGCTACCCCGGCATTGCGTTGGTGATGTTTGCCGAAAACCTCTTTCCCCCGATCCCTTCAGAATTGGTGATGCCATTCGCTGGTTTTATCGTTGGCAAAGGTGAAATGAACCTTGTTGCAGTGTTATTGGCTGGCACTATTGGCGCAGTGTTGGGTGCTCTGGCGCTCTATTATATTGGCATGTGGGCCGACGAAACGATTATTCGGCGCTTTATTCGCCGCTATGGCAAATTCTTCTTTATCAGCGAAGCTGATATTGATAAAACCTTGGGCTTCTTTGCTAAATATGGTGAAATCGTCGTATTTACTGGGCGCTTGATTCCCTTGGTGCGTAGTTTAATTTCAATTCCGGCAGGCATGAATCGTATGCCTATGGGGCGCTTTTTGCTCTGGACGACCTTTGGCTCGTTGATCTGGAATGGCATTTTGACCTATGCTGGGATTGTGCTTGGTTCGCAATGGGAAAATGTGCTTGGCTTAGTTGACCGCTATGAAAAAGTTGCCTTGGGGATTATTGCCCTGGGCCTGATTTGGTTTGTGGTAAACCGCGTACTCAAAGTTCGCCGCAACCGCGCTGCATCCAAGCAGGTCTAGCCGAAAGCCCTTCCCCCGACCGATTGCAAATCAATCACGGTACGTATCATAGAGTGCGTACCGTGATTTGCGGTTAATAAGGAGTTGCCATGGCGGTTTTTGTTGAACAAGAAGCCATTTTAGAATTGTTACAAACCTCGCGAGCAGCTAGCTTGGCGGCGATGCAGTATGTGCAACCCGCCGATTTAGCCCAATTAATTGCCTTAGAGCAACAAGCTACCAATGATTGTGCTGCTCACGCCAATCAGCCGCCGCGGTTGGTTGATGCAGCCAACAGCCTGGAGCAATGGCATCAACAACGCCAACAACTGGCCCAAGCCATCGCGGCAATTCCGTGGGCTGGCTATACTCAACGCATCCACACTGCGGCTGGGGAGTTGTATGTAGGCGAGTTGGTTAAGCGTTTGATTGCCGCCGAGCATCAGCAATTATCACAGCTTTTGCAGGCGGGCCAGCATCCAGCGATTATTGACCAATGGGCTGATTAAGCCGATTTGCGTTGGATAAACCAATCGAGCGCATACAGGTAGCCTTGCCAACCAAGCCCGCTAATTTGGCCTTGGGCAATTGCCGCAACCACTGAATGATGCCGAAAGGCCTCACGGGCATAGACATTCGATAAATGCACTTCGATGATCGGCACATCCATCAAGGCTAATCCATCGCGTAGGCTCAAACCATAGTGAGTCAGTGCGCCTGGGTTGATAATAATGCCCTGAATTTGACCATAATGGGCGTGAAGGGTATCAACTAACATGCCTTCATGGTTCGATTGAATGAAGCTTAATTCGATGCCTGCGCTGGTTGCTTTTTCGCTCATGGCGTTATGAATATCGGCCAGCGTGGTTGAGCCATAAATTGTTGGCTCACGTTGGCCAAGCATGTTAAGATTTGGGCCTTGTAGCACTAAAATCTGCATATCACATTGCTCCTGATTGCCAAATTGCAGGCCATTGTGCAACCAAGCTCAATCTATGTCAATCGGAGCCAGCGAGAATTAATTGATGGAATTTGAACTAACCAACGCTCAGCGCGAGGCGATGCTTCAGGTTTGGCACACGCTGAGTGATCAAGAATTGCCCGAGGATCGGCTTTCGTTTGCTGGCTTGCAAGCCTTGCCGCGTTTAGTTGCGCAAGCACTGAACAACGGTGATCAAACAAGCCTCACCGCAAGTTTAATCAACCCAATCTATTGGCATCAAACTGCCAGTTATGGTCATGGCTTGTTGGCCCGCGAACGGCGTGTGCCAATCGATCATGCTGCGTATCGCTTGAGTTGGTGGCTCTGGCTGCGGCTTTACAATCTTGCCAATGCCCAGCGTTGGTTTGATCAAGGTTTGCGCTATGCCACGCTTGCCCAACTAGCCGCTGAGCATCAAGAGCCGGCTGCTTGCCCGCTACAAACTGGAATAAAGGTTGAGTTGGCAGCAGTGCTTGAGCAACGCCTGCTTGTGCCTAGTGGCTTTCATTGTTGCCATGTCTTGGTAGCCAATCCATTATGAAACCACGAAGAGCGCGAAGCTACACTAAGTGTTAGATTACTAGTATCAGATCTGATCAACGCTTCGCGTTCTTCGCGGTTAAATAGGCTTATTGCGCTGCCTTGGCCTGAAGCCGTGTGTTTTTGGCTTGCGATTCGGCGGCCATGGTTTGTTTGTATTCAATCAATTTGGCTTGTAATGCGGCATCGGCGGTGGCCAAAATTTGAATTGCCAATAAACCTGCGTTTTTGGCTTGGCCAATTGCGACGGTTGCAACTGGTACTCCACCTGGCATTTGCACAATCGACATCAAGGCATCAACGCCTTGTAAGTGGCCGATTGGCACTGGTACACCAATCACTGGCAAGGGCGTGTAAGCCGCTAACATACCTGGTAAGTGAGCTGCTCCGCCCGCCCCAGCGATGATCACTTTGAGGCCACGTTCATGGGCGGTTTGGCCATATTCGGCCATCAAGGCAGGCGTGCGGTGAGCCGAAACAACCCGCATTTCGTAACCAATGCCAAATTCTTGGCAAATGGTGGCGGCGGCCTGCATGGTCGCCAAATCCGAATCGCTGCCCATCACAATTCCAACAACGGCTGACATAATGCTCCTTTGGCGTGAAATTAAAAATGCCAAGCGTTGATCGAGGTGCGCCATTGCAACTCCCGATTGGCTTGACATGTGGGTTGGTTTGCTCAATTATACAGGTTCAGCTAAAACTCGTTCTAGCTGATCGACGGCGGCTTGGGCACGTGCTTCAACTTCGCTTGGCTCGGCTCCCACAGCGGTGATATGGCCAATTTTACGGCCTGGCTTGGCGCTGCGTTTGTCGTACCAATGCACATGCACCTGTGGTTTGAGCGCAGTTTGAATCAGGTTGCTTTCCAAGGGTCGTGTAGTTGGCGCGAGCACATTGACCATCACTGCACTTTGGTGACGCAACTTAGGATCGCCCAACGGCCAGCCTAGCGCTGCGCGAATTGTATTTTCAAATTGTGAGCAATAACAACCCTCAATTGAATAGTGACCAGTGTTGTGTGGACGGGGCGCTAGCTCGTTGACCAAAATTTGGCCTTTGCTGGTCAGAAACATTTCAACCGCCAAGATGCCTAAACCGCCCAGTGCTGCTGCCGTCGCTTGGGCAACCTCGCTGGCCTGTTGTTGAATGGCCGCCGCAAATGGCGCTGGCGCACGCACCACCCGACAAACG
The DNA window shown above is from Chloroflexota bacterium and carries:
- a CDS encoding DedA family protein, producing the protein MSEIMDKVQAIITAIITALSYPGIALVMFAENLFPPIPSELVMPFAGFIVGKGEMNLVAVLLAGTIGAVLGALALYYIGMWADETIIRRFIRRYGKFFFISEADIDKTLGFFAKYGEIVVFTGRLIPLVRSLISIPAGMNRMPMGRFLLWTTFGSLIWNGILTYAGIVLGSQWENVLGLVDRYEKVALGIIALGLIWFVVNRVLKVRRNRAASKQV
- the aroQ gene encoding type II 3-dehydroquinate dehydratase, with product MQILVLQGPNLNMLGQREPTIYGSTTLADIHNAMSEKATSAGIELSFIQSNHEGMLVDTLHAHYGQIQGIIINPGALTHYGLSLRDGLALMDVPIIEVHLSNVYAREAFRHHSVVAAIAQGQISGLGWQGYLYALDWFIQRKSA
- the purE gene encoding 5-(carboxyamino)imidazole ribonucleotide mutase; protein product: MSAVVGIVMGSDSDLATMQAAATICQEFGIGYEMRVVSAHRTPALMAEYGQTAHERGLKVIIAGAGGAAHLPGMLAAYTPLPVIGVPVPIGHLQGVDALMSIVQMPGGVPVATVAIGQAKNAGLLAIQILATADAALQAKLIEYKQTMAAESQAKNTRLQAKAAQ